A segment of the Pseudomonas serboccidentalis genome:
TTCCAGCTCCCGGCGCAGTACAACTACCTGTCGGTGCAGGCACCGCTGGCGTTGGGCGAAGGGCGTTTCCAGTGGTTTCGCAAGAAAGGCGAAGGGGCCTACAACGGGGAGACCGATGATCTGAAGGCCAGTGGTCAGAAGTTGCGGGCGTTTGTCGCGCAGGCAGCGAAGAAATATCACACCAGCCCGGACAAGGTGTACCTGATCGGCTTCAGCCAGGGCGCGATGATGACGTACGAGCTGGGCTTGCGTCCGCCCGTGGCGGTCGGCGGCATCGCGGCGTTGAGCGGACGGCTGTTGCCGGTATTGAAAGCCGAGCTCAAGGCCGAGCAGCAACCGTTGCCGCTGAAGATCTTCATCGGCCACGGCACCGCCGATGATCGGGTGCCGTACCACGACGGCACCGAGGCCAATGCGCTGCTGCAAAAACTCGCCTACACCCCCGAGTTTCACGCCTATCCCGGCGTTGGCCACAGCATCAGCGCCGCCGAACTGCGGGACTTGAACGCCTGGCTGCAGCAGCTCAATCCGTGACGATCATTTGTCCTTGAGGATGGTTTTCACCAGCGCCTCGTGACCGCTCTTGTCGCTGGCCCGGGAAATCACCTGGACCAGCGCCATGCGCTTGCCGGACGCTGCGAGCAGGGTGGTGTTGAGCGTCTGACCACCGCCCTGGGTGGCGGTGCTGTCGACCTGACGCACACCGAGGCCGCTGCTTTTCTGGGTCAGGCTTTTTTCGCTGAGCTTGTTGAAGTCCGGCAGGGCCTTGCGCTGGTCATCGATGAAACTCGCCAGACTGCCGTCGAGAAACTCATTGTCGTTGTCCTTGACGGTGGTGCCGCCGGCGATCTGATTTTCCGCCGCGATGACCACGGTCTTGGTGGCCTGATTGGTGTACATCGTGCCCTTGGCACCGGTCGGGCCGGCGGGCAACGGGTCGGCGGTGAAGCCTTTGGGCAGGACGAAGGTGAACTTGCCGTCGAGCATCGACACGCTGTTGGTCGAGGCTTTTTCCTTGGCCTTGGCCGCCTGGGCATTGATGGCGCCGAAGCCGGCGACCGCCGCCAGCAACAGGACGACGGCTTTCTTGCTGAGCAATGACATGTGAATCTCCGAGGGATGGTCGCGCCAGGGCGGCGATGATCCCACGGAGCGTGCATGGCATTCCAGCGCGGTTTGTCAGGCGCTCGCGTCAGCCTTGGGGTGGCGGGCCTTTGCCGGGGCTGGCCGGGCCAGCAGTTTGCGGGTGACCCCGAGCATGGCCAGCGACACCGCCACACCGGCGATGAATCCGCTGAGACCGAGGCTTGGCAGGGTCAGCGCCGACACCAGGCAAAACGCCGAAAACGAGTACATCCCGGTGGCCGTTGCCCGCAGCAATGCTGCGGTAAATGCCGGGCCGCGTGTCTGCTGGGAGAACACCGCCATGACGCTGCCGAGCACCGGGAACACCGCGAGCAGACCGCTCCAGCGTTCGCCCACGGTACTGGCGAGCATCGTCACCAGCAGCGTCAGCGCTGCCCCGGCAATCATCCGCCAGAGCAGTTTGTCCGACTTCGGGGCCGGGCCATTCAGCACCGGTTGCACCTGGGGGAACAGGTACGGCGCCGCCAGCAGGGCCGTGGCTGCCGCCGCGACCGAGAACGGCAGCGACAGCGGAATCAGCGACAGCACCAGCGCCAGCACCGCCCACACCGCCAGGGAAATCGTCAGCGCCCACGGCCAGTTTGCCCGCTGCGCGACCTGCGCATAGGTGGCGCAGAACGCGATCATGGCGAACATCGCCGACAGCGCCGCGACCGCCGATTGCGCGGCAAACGGCGCCCCCTGTTCGATGGCGAGGAAAAACAATATCGGCCCGACCACCACCGGCAACCCCGACAACCACCCGGCCACGCTCGGCCCCCAGCGCTTGCCGGCGAGGGAAATCAGCAGCAGAAAACCGGGGATCAGCAGCAGTTTGAGCATCAGCACGCGGGTGGCTCCGTCGGGTGAGAGAGGGCCACGTTAGCATTGCCGCTGGTCGATTGCTGCATTGTTCGGCATGAATTGTATACAACGTGCTGGCGCTGATCGCCGACTATGCTCTGAGTATCAGGGTTTACCGGAGTCGATGCCGCGATGAGCAAACCATCGAAGGTGGTGCGTGGGTGTTGTGGCATCGGCTTGTGGGCGCTGTTACTGACGCCGACCTGGGCCAATTGGCAGGACGCCGTGCCCGGCGCGCAGGTCATCGGTACCGGCGATTTCAGTGTGTTCGGTTTCGACGTGTACAACGCGCGGTTGTGGAGCGCGGCACGCCCGTTGTCGACCGAACAGCCCTTTGCCCTGGAGTTGATCTATCGGCGCAAGATTTCCCGTGATGATCTGGTGCAGGCCAGCGTCGACGAAATCAAACGCCTGGCCGGCACTGGCGTCAGCCCGGCGCAACTGGCCGCGTGGCAAGTGCAGATGCAGCAGTCGTTCGTTGATGTGCAGGCTGGTACGCGAATC
Coding sequences within it:
- a CDS encoding alpha/beta hydrolase, coding for MLKAFALLTLLASSAVHAQTTLQSDLPLKYIEQVHPDADARPLVIFLHGYGSNEADLIGMKFQLPAQYNYLSVQAPLALGEGRFQWFRKKGEGAYNGETDDLKASGQKLRAFVAQAAKKYHTSPDKVYLIGFSQGAMMTYELGLRPPVAVGGIAALSGRLLPVLKAELKAEQQPLPLKIFIGHGTADDRVPYHDGTEANALLQKLAYTPEFHAYPGVGHSISAAELRDLNAWLQQLNP
- a CDS encoding chalcone isomerase family protein codes for the protein MSKPSKVVRGCCGIGLWALLLTPTWANWQDAVPGAQVIGTGDFSVFGFDVYNARLWSAARPLSTEQPFALELIYRRKISRDDLVQASVDEIKRLAGTGVSPAQLAAWQVQMQQSFVDVQAGTRITGVYLPGQGARFFVGQQLQHEIDDPQFARAFFDIWLDPRTRSPELRQQLLGMSH